In Cygnus atratus isolate AKBS03 ecotype Queensland, Australia chromosome 5, CAtr_DNAZoo_HiC_assembly, whole genome shotgun sequence, a single window of DNA contains:
- the PSMC1 gene encoding 26S proteasome regulatory subunit 4 codes for MGQSQSGGHGPGGGKKDDKDKKKKYEPPVPTRVGKKKKKTKGPDAASKLPLVTPHTQCRLKLLKLERIKDYLLMEEEFIRNQEQMKPLEEKQEEERSKVDDLRGTPMSVGTLEEIIDDNHAIVSTSVGSEHYVSILSFVDKDLLEPGCSVLLNHKVHAVIGVLMDDTDPLVTVMKVEKAPQETYADIGGLDNQIQEIKESVELPLTHPEYYEEMGIKPPKGVILYGPPGTGKTLLAKAVANQTSATFLRVVGSELIQKYLGDGPKLVRELFRVAEEHAPSIVFIDEIDAIGTKRYDSNSGGEREIQRTMLELLNQLDGFDSRGDVKVIMATNRIETLDPALIRPGRIDRKIEFPLPDEKTKKRIFQIHTSRMTLADDVTLDELIMAKDDLSGADIKAICTEAGLMALRERRMKVTNEDFKKSKENVLYKKQEGTPEGLYL; via the exons ATG gGTCAAAGTCAAAGTGGTGGACACGGTCCTGGTGGTGGCAAGAAAGATGACAAG gacaagaagaagaaatatgaacCTCCAGTTCCAACcagagtggggaaaaagaagaagaaaacaaagggacCAGATGCTGCCAGCAAACTCCCTCTAG TGACTCCTCACACACAGTGCAGACTCAAACTATTGAAATTAGAGAGGATTAAAGATTACCTGTTAATGGAGGAAGAATTTATCAGAAATCAAGAACAAATGAAACCTTTGGAAGAGAAACAAGAG GAGGAAAGATCAAAGGTGGATGATCTGAGGGGAACACCGATGTCTGTGGGTACCTTGGAGGAGATCATTGATGATAACCACGCTATCGTGTCCACCTCAGTGGGATCAGAACACTACGTCAGTATTCTGTCTTTTGTGGACAAGGATTTGCTGGAGCCCGGCTGCTCTGTTTTGCTAAATCATAAG GTTCATGCTGTGATAGGAGTCCTGATGGATGACACGGATCCTCTAGTTACTGTGATGAAAGTTGAGAAAGCTCCTCAAGAAACGTATGCTGACATTGGTGGCCTTGATAACCAGATTCAGGAAATCAAG GAGTCTGTGGAGCTTCCCCTCACCCATCCTGAGTATTACGAAGAGATGGGGATAAAGCCGCCCAAAGGAGTCATTCTGTATGGCCCGCCTGGCACAG GTAAAACTTTACTGGCCAAAGCAGTAGCAAACCAAACTTCAGCGACCTTCCTGCGAGTTGTTGGTTCAGAACTTATACAGAAGTACTTGGGTGATGGTCCAAAGCTCGTGCGCGAACTGTTCCGTGTGGCTGAAGAGCATGCTCCGTCCATTGTCTTCATTGATGAAATCGATGCCATTGGTACAAAGAG GTATGACTCAAATTCAGGCGGTGAGAGAGAGATCCAGCGTACAATGCTGGAGCTGCTGAACCAGCTGGATGGGTTTGACTCTCGTGGGGACGTTAAAGTTATCATGGCCACAAACAGAATAGAAACGCTGGATCCAGCTCTAATTAGGCCAG GACGTATCGACAGGAAAATAGAGTTCCCTCTACCTGATGAGAAGACCAAGAAACGAATCTTTCAGATTCACACAAGCAGGATGACGCTGGCAGACGATGTGACGTTAGATGAGCTGATTATGGCAAAAGATGATCTCAGTGGTGCAGATATTAAG GCAATTTGTACAGAAGCTGGGTTGATGGCATTGAGGGAACGGCGAATGAAAGTAACAAATGAAGACttcaaaaaatcaaaagagaacGTTCTCTATAAGAAGCAAGAGGGAACCCCCGAGGGCCTGTATCTTTAA